A single Triticum dicoccoides isolate Atlit2015 ecotype Zavitan chromosome 2A, WEW_v2.0, whole genome shotgun sequence DNA region contains:
- the LOC119352873 gene encoding disease resistance protein Pik-2-like: MELVVGASEATMKSVMGKLGGLLAQEYTLIRGVNGDLQYINDELASMQSFLRDLTAGGAGRAQTHGHRMKDWMKQIRDITYDIEDCIDDSAHRLHGLRSDMCCYYFANSVYEVLTWWPRRDVAAKISVLKMRAQQIGERRERYGVNNPEAAGGSEGSHAGNGTAAGFDAADNQEASLELVAMKDPVGVEDHMKELEEWLTNDKNSSGVLYVVGFGGVGKTTIATALYRKFGDQFDHRAMVNVSQSSDINAVLTNIKNQVMPQSRGQMQQAGGGVLGRLKRGTSALAAKCCSAGASEETRGETKLDRLKKELTGHFDNSSYLVLVDDVWSAATWGQIRKSLPTSNKRTRIIVTTRFQAVAKTRRGEEGDHTRKVSPLGVEESERLFKQAFFESKGSEAFFESKGSEVDKVQEEVWKMCGGLPLAIVIMAGHVACNPNKSAAEWLKVCKSLFPESGKDHGKDGRRDLTQEEVGRIVSHCYNDMPADIKTCSLYLSIFPKGQKISRKRLTRRWIAEAFIAEKQGLSVEDVAETYFNHLIRRKIIRPVEHSSNGKVKKCIVHDMVLEHIVAKASEENFITVIGGNWLMQLPSSKVRRLSLQESDSKRANDTEKMNLSHVRSLTMFGSLNQLPSHSFKFGIVQVLDLEGCMGFKAHHTEEICKMLLLKYLSLRRSDTKQLPKSIGKLENLETLDIRETSVVELPKTVCQLERLVNILGGDKITRRALKLPQELNKKKKMKALRILSGIEIVGGLADLHHLTELRKLAIYKLSTMSDDPSFKDLSSSIEYLGGYSLNTLIIDDESSKFINSLDDLSSPPKFLVALELSGKMVQLPSWITQLSALTKLTLSVTALRTDNLLLLSNLDALFSLTFSFRAEKQDSETLTILAENKLCSDGEITIPNAGFKSLKLLRFFAPLLPVLTFSKNAMPELERLELQFSMLEGLYGVENLAGIKVVHLTLKDKDGEYMTKEVQHEVETAVKRRTDGKVPKIILDQ; this comes from the exons ATGGAGCTGGTGGTGGGAGCTTCGGAGGCGACGATGAAGTCGGTCATGGGCAAGCTGGGCGGCCTCCTCGCCCAGGAGTACACCCTGATTCGGGGCGTCAACGGCGACCTCCAGTACATCAACGACGAGCTGGCCAGCATGCAGTCCTTCCTCCGGGACCTCACCGCCGGCGGCGCCGGCCGAGCCCAGACCCACGGCCACCGGATGAAGGACTGGATGAAGCAGATCCGCGACATCACCTACGACATCGAGGATTGCATCGACGACTCCGCACACCGCCTCCACGGCCTCCGCTCCGACATGTGCTGCTACTACTTCGCCAACAGCGTCTACGAGGTCCTCACCTGGTGGCCTCGCCGCGACGTCGCCGCCAAGATCTCCGTCCTCAAGATGCGGGCTCAGCAGATCGGCGAGCGGCGGGAGAGGTACGGCGTCAACAACCCGGAGGCCGCCGGCGGATCTGAGGGTTCTCATGCCGGAAACGGCACCGCTGCTGGATTCGACGCCGCCGACAACCAGGAGGCGAGCCTTGAGCTCGTCGCCATGAAGGATCCGGTGGGCGTGGAGGACCACatgaaagagctggaggagtggctGACCAACGACAAGAACAGCTCCGGCGTGCTGTATGTTGTCGGGTTCGGAGGGGTGGGGAAGACCACCATTGCGACCGCCCTGTACCGGAAATTTGGGGACCAATTCGACCACCGCGCCATGGTCAACGTGTCTCAGAGCTCCGACATCAACGCTGTCCTCACCAACATCAAGAATCAAGTCATGCCGCAGTCCAGGGGCCAAATGCAGCAAGCCGGCGGAGGCGTACTCGGCCGGCTCAAGCGAGGCACCTCAGCATTGGCGGCCAAGTGCTGCAGCGCCGGCGCCTCAGAGGAAACGCGTGGTGAGACGAAGCTGGACCGGCTCAAGAAAGAGCTCACGGGACACTTTGACAACAGCAG TTACTTGGTCTTGGTTGATGATGTTTGGTCTGCAGCAACTTGGGGCCAGATCAGAAAGTCACTTCCTACAAGTAATAAGCGCACCAGAATAATAGTTACTACACGATTTCAAGCTGTTGCTAAAACACGCAGAGGGGAAGAAGGTGATCATACTCGTAAAGTTTCCCCTCTTGGTGTTGAAGAATCTGAGAGGCTATTTAAGCAGGCATTCTTTGAATCCAAAGGTAGTGAGGCCTTCTTTGAATCCAAAGGTAGCGAGGTTGATAAGGTTCAAGAGGAAGTTTGGAAGATGTGCGGGGGGCTGCCGTTGGCCATAGTTATCATGGCTGGTCATGTAGCCTGCAACCCAAACAAATCAGCGGCCGAATGGTTGAAGGTCTGCAAATCTCTATTTCCAGAGTCAGGGAAGGATCATGGGAAAGATGGTAGGAGAGACCTTACCCAGGAGGAAGTTGGTAGGATTGTTAGTCATTGCTACAATGACATGCCTGCTGACATCAAGACTTGCTCCCTGTATTTGAGCATATTTCCAAAGGGCCAGAAAATCAGCAGGAAGCGTTTGACAAGGCGATGGATAGCTGAAGCTTTCATTGCTGAGAAGCAGGGCCTGAGTGTGGAGGACGTTGCAGAGACATATTTCAATCATCTCATAAGAAGGAAGATCATCCGACCGGTGGAGCACAGCAGCAATGGGAAGGTGAAGAAATGCATAGTGCACGACATGGTCCTTGAACACATTGTAGCCAAGGCAAGTGAGGAGAATTTCATCACTGTGATTGGTGGTAACTGGCTTATGCAGCTACCTAGCAGCAAGGTCCGCCGGCTGTCCCTCCAAGAAAGCGATTCCAAACGTGCAAATGATACAGAGAAGATGAACCTGTCACATGTCCGGTCACTGACCATGTTTGGGAGTTTGAACCAACTGCCTTCCCATTCATTCAAGTTTGGAATTGTACAAGTCCTGGATCTTGAAGGCTGCATGGGTTTCAAAGCGCATCATACAGAGGAGATATGCAAGATGCTTCTTCTCAAGTATCTCAGCCTCCGAAGAAGTGACACTAAACAACTTCCAAAATCGATTGGAAAGCTTGAGAACCTTGAGACTCTCGACATTAGAGAGACAAGTGTTGTTGAGTTGCCTAAAACCGTATGCCAGCTTGAACGGCTGGTGAACATACTTGGTGGGGATAAAATAACAAGAAGGGCATTGAAGCTTCCTCAAGAgttgaataagaagaagaaaatgaaggccTTGCGCATACTGTCAGGGATTGAGATTGTTGGGGGATTGGCGGACCTTCATCATTTGACTGAGCTGAGGAAGCTTGCCATCTACAAGCTCAGCACCATGAGTGACGATCCAAGTTTCAAAGATTTAAGCTCCTCTATCGAGTACCTTGGGGGCTACTCTCTGAACACCCTCATAATTGATGACGAGTCATCCAAGTTTATCAATTCACTGGATGACCTGTCATCACCACCAAAGTTCCTTGTTGCCCTTGAGTTATCTGGCAAGATGGTTCAGCTCCCCAGCTGGATCACACAACTCAGTGCTCTCACCAAGCTAACCCTTTCAGTAACAGCTCTCCGGACAGATAACCTGCTGCTCCTTAGCAATCTAGATGCACTGTTCTCCCTCACATTCTCATTCAGGGCAGAAAAGCAGGATTCGGAGACACTGACCATTCTGGCAGAAAACAAGCTGTGCTCTGATGGGGAGATCACAATCCCAAATGCTGGTTTTAAGAGCCTTAAGCTTCTTCGCTTCTTTGCTCCTCTCTTGCCAGTACTGACCTTTTCGAAGAATGCCATGCCAGAGCTGGAGAGGCTTGAGCTACAGTTCAGCATGCTGGAGGGGCTTTATGGCGTGGAAAACCTTGCGGGAATCAAGGTGGTGCATCTGACATTGAAGGACAAAGACGGTGAATATATGACGAAAGAGGTGCAGCACGAGGTGGAGACAGCAGTGAAGAGGAGGACCGATGGCAAGGTGCCCAAGATAATCCTCGATCAGTGA